From a single Xanthocytophaga agilis genomic region:
- a CDS encoding site-specific integrase — MITIRYKPLKNGKYSIYLDIYVQDATGKMKREYEFLKIYVSEDYSVKKRLKDADKESVLYAEGIKAKKELEFLNGNYGLIEKKADSQADYLTFLTREVKRKTTNVDYNLALLKHTKVFLKDKQPTFAEITRDWCEDFKSYLLKNVSQNTARSYLQALKLFLNIAIDKGFLLINPMQKVTLPKLQDVERTTLDIDELKLLIQTPTKFGYHIREAFLFSCFTGLRISDIRLLKWSDIRDNRIYLRPAKTSEKIAILPLTENAKEILNSLEKEHNNDLVFYKLTINKSTLRKHLTRWGTKAGIKQNLHFHAGRHTFATIGISNGIDLYTMKEMLVHSKIDMTMVYAKIVDKKKVEEVAKFPKLSLK; from the coding sequence ATGATTACGATCCGTTATAAACCTCTCAAAAATGGAAAGTACTCCATCTACCTTGACATCTATGTTCAGGATGCTACAGGTAAAATGAAACGAGAATATGAATTTCTAAAAATTTATGTATCCGAAGACTATAGTGTAAAAAAACGTCTTAAAGACGCAGATAAAGAATCTGTCTTATATGCAGAAGGGATAAAAGCTAAAAAAGAACTAGAGTTCCTAAACGGCAATTATGGCCTTATAGAAAAGAAAGCTGACTCACAAGCAGACTACCTTACCTTTCTAACAAGGGAAGTAAAACGAAAAACTACGAATGTAGATTACAATCTTGCCCTTCTGAAACATACTAAAGTCTTCTTAAAAGATAAGCAACCAACATTTGCTGAGATTACCCGTGATTGGTGTGAGGATTTTAAGAGTTATTTACTCAAAAACGTAAGTCAAAATACAGCACGATCCTATCTACAAGCGTTGAAATTATTTCTGAACATTGCTATTGATAAAGGTTTTTTGCTAATAAACCCTATGCAGAAAGTAACGCTTCCCAAACTCCAGGATGTTGAGCGTACTACATTAGACATAGATGAATTGAAACTCCTTATCCAAACTCCAACTAAGTTCGGCTATCATATCCGGGAAGCATTTCTATTCTCCTGTTTTACTGGCTTACGCATCTCAGATATTCGATTACTCAAATGGTCAGATATTCGAGATAATCGAATTTATTTACGTCCAGCAAAGACTTCCGAAAAGATAGCCATCCTCCCTCTCACTGAAAACGCCAAAGAAATTCTCAACTCGCTAGAAAAAGAACATAACAACGATCTTGTATTCTACAAACTAACTATCAATAAAAGTACCTTACGCAAGCACTTGACTCGTTGGGGAACGAAAGCTGGTATCAAACAAAATCTACACTTTCATGCAGGGCGACATACCTTTGCAACAATTGGTATAAGTAATGGTATTGACTTGTATACTATGAAAGAAATGTTGGTACATTCAAAAATTGACATGACAATGGTATATGCTAAGATTGTAGATAAAAAGAAAGTGGAAGAAGTTGCTAAATTCCCTAAACTGTCCCTCAAGTGA
- a CDS encoding ATP-dependent DNA helicase RecQ translates to MAIIHDILKQYWGYDAFRPLQENIIQSVLNKKDTLALLPTGGGKSICFQVPAMVMEGVCIVISPLIALMKDQVENLKKRGIEAAAIYSGMTRRMIDITLDNCRFGSVKFLYVSPERIRTEIFIERFRQMKVCMIAVDEAHCISQWGYDFRPPYLQIAKLRELVPAVPIIALTATATEEVRKDIIEKLILREASIFAGSFARENLSYSVFSLEDKERKMVDILQKVPGSSVVYVRSRKRTQDLANWLSRQGIRADYYHAGLTNEERAAKQDNWIKSRTRVMVATNAFGMGIDKPDVRTVIHIDIPANLESYYQEAGRAGRDGKKAYAVALYNDMDLENMKTALEQNYPSIDMLRQVYQAIANYFQVATGGGYLASYDFDFEDFCKTYQLPAQETFYAIKRLEEEGFVQLTEAFNNPSKILFTIDKKGLYEFQVANGMYDPLIKTILRMYGGDIFNNFTMISEKKLADYLQTDSATIERLLLYLHQSNVLIYEKQKNKPQLIFTTVRHEAARLPLDVKQLIWRKNRDEEKLLAAIRYVSENRRCRTLQLLEYFGEYIDTECGICDVCSQKRKSEKPAKTQQYRVQIQQLLNSNAMPVSELIRTLAVSNENEVLEVLQEMIEMNEIQLMDNNYIRKL, encoded by the coding sequence ATGGCTATAATCCATGACATTTTAAAGCAGTATTGGGGATATGATGCTTTTAGACCACTTCAGGAGAATATAATTCAATCTGTCCTGAATAAAAAAGATACCCTGGCTTTGCTGCCTACAGGAGGAGGGAAATCTATTTGTTTTCAAGTGCCAGCGATGGTAATGGAGGGGGTTTGCATTGTGATATCACCACTGATCGCTTTGATGAAAGATCAGGTGGAAAATCTGAAGAAAAGAGGTATAGAAGCTGCTGCCATCTACTCGGGCATGACCCGGCGTATGATTGATATTACATTGGATAATTGTCGGTTTGGTTCTGTAAAGTTCCTATATGTTTCTCCGGAACGTATTCGTACAGAAATATTTATAGAACGTTTCCGGCAAATGAAAGTATGTATGATTGCTGTGGATGAAGCCCATTGTATCTCACAATGGGGCTATGATTTCCGTCCTCCTTATCTGCAAATTGCCAAACTACGTGAGTTGGTGCCTGCTGTTCCTATCATTGCATTAACAGCAACTGCAACAGAGGAAGTACGAAAAGATATTATTGAAAAGCTGATTTTACGCGAGGCCTCTATATTTGCTGGTAGTTTTGCCAGAGAGAACTTATCCTATTCTGTTTTTTCACTGGAAGATAAAGAACGAAAAATGGTTGATATACTACAGAAAGTACCTGGTTCCTCTGTAGTATATGTACGTAGCCGCAAACGGACACAGGATTTGGCAAACTGGCTGAGCCGGCAAGGGATCAGAGCTGACTATTATCATGCAGGATTAACAAATGAAGAACGTGCTGCTAAACAGGACAACTGGATTAAAAGTCGGACAAGGGTCATGGTTGCCACCAATGCCTTCGGAATGGGGATTGACAAGCCAGATGTGCGAACTGTTATTCATATAGATATACCTGCTAACTTGGAAAGCTACTATCAGGAAGCGGGCCGGGCTGGCAGAGATGGAAAGAAAGCCTATGCTGTGGCACTATATAATGATATGGATCTGGAGAATATGAAGACTGCCCTGGAACAGAACTATCCATCAATAGATATGTTAAGACAGGTGTATCAGGCAATAGCGAATTATTTTCAGGTGGCAACAGGTGGAGGGTATCTGGCTAGTTATGATTTTGATTTTGAAGACTTTTGTAAAACATATCAATTGCCAGCACAGGAAACGTTTTATGCGATAAAGCGCCTGGAAGAGGAGGGATTCGTTCAACTGACGGAGGCTTTTAACAATCCTTCAAAAATTCTGTTTACTATAGACAAAAAGGGACTTTATGAATTTCAGGTAGCCAACGGTATGTATGATCCGCTGATCAAGACAATACTGCGAATGTATGGAGGAGATATTTTTAATAATTTTACAATGATCTCTGAAAAAAAACTTGCCGATTACCTGCAGACAGACTCAGCAACCATTGAGAGATTACTGTTGTATCTGCATCAGTCGAATGTGCTGATTTATGAGAAACAGAAAAATAAACCGCAGCTTATTTTTACTACTGTTCGGCATGAGGCTGCCAGGCTTCCTTTGGATGTGAAGCAACTAATATGGCGTAAAAACAGAGATGAAGAAAAACTTCTGGCAGCTATTCGCTATGTCAGTGAAAACAGAAGATGCCGAACCTTACAATTATTGGAGTATTTTGGGGAATATATAGATACAGAGTGTGGCATTTGTGATGTTTGTTCACAAAAACGAAAAAGCGAAAAGCCTGCTAAGACACAACAGTACAGAGTGCAGATACAGCAATTACTGAATAGTAATGCAATGCCTGTTTCCGAACTGATTCGTACTCTGGCTGTTTCAAATGAGAATGAAGTATTGGAAGTACTACAGGAGATGATAGAAATGAATGAGATACAATTGATGGATAATAACTACATAAGAAAGTTATAA
- a CDS encoding AMP-binding protein → MGSVTFYHSKVTLSFEKIQSGPLQDKLTNYECIAWQFCCDWLAGRETFTIHTSGSTGIPKAIELDRKQIAASALMTGNTLKLQSGYTALVNLNVQYIAGMMMLVRGLVLDLHLTILEPSSLPVAELPVESRFDFQSYVPLQIQTILEKAPEKVAILNTAKAIIIGGAPVSSLLKDMLQHLSAPVYQTYGMTETVSHIALRGLNGPTHHDYYTALTGVTFETDNRNCLIIHVPSLNNDPIITNDVVELVSDTSFRWKGRYDNVINSGGVKIQAEHVEQVMQGILADMNLLQRFFIKGMPHPILGESVTLFLEIEDLSPENKDLILQKAKKLLARYEVPRQIICVNQFAETPTAKVDRQKTVLPFL, encoded by the coding sequence ATGGGGAGTGTCACATTTTATCACTCAAAGGTTACTTTATCCTTTGAGAAAATACAATCCGGGCCTTTGCAGGATAAACTAACCAATTATGAATGTATTGCCTGGCAGTTTTGTTGTGATTGGTTGGCAGGCAGAGAAACGTTTACTATCCATACATCAGGTTCTACAGGTATACCCAAAGCCATAGAGCTAGACCGAAAGCAGATAGCTGCCAGTGCTCTTATGACAGGCAACACGCTGAAATTGCAATCCGGATACACTGCCCTGGTAAATCTGAATGTTCAATACATTGCTGGCATGATGATGCTGGTGAGAGGTCTGGTACTGGATTTACACCTCACTATCTTGGAACCTTCTTCTTTACCTGTTGCAGAGCTGCCTGTAGAAAGTCGATTTGATTTTCAATCATATGTACCTTTACAGATTCAGACTATCTTGGAGAAGGCTCCTGAAAAAGTAGCCATTCTGAATACTGCTAAAGCTATTATTATAGGAGGAGCACCTGTTTCATCTCTGCTGAAAGATATGCTTCAGCACCTTTCAGCACCTGTTTACCAAACCTATGGTATGACAGAAACAGTATCCCACATTGCTTTACGAGGTTTGAATGGGCCTACTCACCATGATTATTATACTGCGCTAACAGGAGTAACCTTTGAAACAGATAATCGCAATTGCCTTATCATTCATGTGCCCTCACTAAATAATGATCCCATTATAACAAACGATGTAGTAGAACTAGTATCTGATACCTCTTTTCGTTGGAAAGGCCGATATGATAATGTCATCAATTCTGGTGGGGTAAAAATTCAGGCAGAGCATGTAGAACAGGTAATGCAGGGTATTCTTGCTGATATGAATTTGCTTCAACGATTCTTTATTAAAGGGATGCCACATCCAATATTAGGTGAGTCTGTAACACTTTTTCTGGAGATAGAAGATTTATCACCTGAAAATAAGGACCTTATCTTGCAAAAAGCCAAAAAATTACTTGCCAGATATGAGGTTCCCAGACAAATAATCTGTGTAAACCAATTCGCAGAAACTCCTACTGCTAAGGTAGATAGACAGAAAACCGTCTTACCTTTTCTTTGA
- a CDS encoding RNA polymerase sigma factor, whose amino-acid sequence MNYDPICFSKYIQYFHPSRNKEALSRSVTIAENELIVMLKQHDRKGFEYLYDKYSGALYGVVLRIVKSEEIAEDVVQEAFVKIWRNVSSYEKTKGTLFTWILNIARNTAIDKVRSQDFKQNSKIQDVDQNVSMVDKQANVNQEIDHIGLEKYVLQLKPEHRLIIEYLYFKGYTQSEVATELNMPLGTVKTRVKMAISHLRELIDEKIDFP is encoded by the coding sequence ATGAATTATGATCCAATTTGTTTTTCGAAATATATCCAGTATTTTCACCCATCACGAAATAAGGAAGCATTGTCACGATCCGTTACTATAGCAGAAAACGAACTGATAGTCATGCTAAAACAGCATGATCGTAAAGGGTTTGAGTATTTGTATGATAAATACTCGGGAGCCTTATACGGGGTCGTATTACGAATTGTTAAATCAGAAGAAATTGCAGAAGATGTAGTACAGGAAGCTTTTGTTAAAATATGGAGAAATGTTTCTTCCTATGAAAAGACAAAAGGTACTTTGTTTACATGGATATTAAATATTGCCAGAAATACGGCTATTGATAAGGTGCGTTCTCAGGATTTTAAGCAGAACTCCAAAATCCAGGATGTAGACCAAAACGTAAGTATGGTAGATAAGCAGGCTAATGTTAATCAGGAAATAGACCATATCGGTCTGGAGAAGTATGTACTTCAGCTAAAGCCTGAACATCGTCTGATTATCGAATATCTGTATTTTAAAGGATATACACAAAGCGAAGTTGCTACAGAACTGAACATGCCATTAGGTACGGTTAAAACACGTGTAAAGATGGCAATTAGTCACCTGAGGGAGCTTATTGATGAGAAGATAGACTTCCCATAG
- a CDS encoding SusC/RagA family TonB-linked outer membrane protein: MSTIITLQKLGNLPDAGYKSTSFRFSPLRFLWFLILLVSTTAYAQKTVKGKVSDAADGSSLPGVSVSVKGTTTGTTTDAGGNYTLNVPSDNTTLVFSFVGYVSQEIALGGRSSVNISLAADVQALQEVVVIGYGEQQKKDVTGGVVAVTSKDFNQGVIASPEQLLQGRAAGIQMTPASGEPGAGVNIRIRGTTSVRSGNNPLYVIDGVPVSGDATTDGGADYGSGGGTSKNPLNFLNPSDIESITVLKDASAAAIYGARGANGVVLITTKKGKNGQSMLNFSASGSVSGTLKRYDLLSASEFPDALTRSGNTINNINVRNGNTDWQKEIFRSSFSQNYNLNYGGGNETTTYYMSLGYSDQQGIIKNTAMTRLTGRVNASHKMLNDKLRVDLQLTTSGIKDQYAPIGNNAGYQGSLLGAALQANPTYPIYDEQGRYFTPGNYDVAGHPQGDFRNPVAMLNMIHDNSNTNRTLGNISATYRLIKGLSYKINFGIDNSSSERAQKVDPYLTGYNSNQVNNINVFTGFNNIQNRTTTSRLVEHTLSYNEKVGIGQLDAVAGFSYQKFENKGHYIQSGYFLDSTGTIDNIGYVNNKDYKAFFAGEDKNVFELQSYFGRVNYNIKDKYMLTATVRIDGSSKFGSNNKYGTFPSLGAAWRLSNESFIPQGIFDDLKLRGSWGITGNQEFPANLTKATRNVNPNNATSDADNAANDNLKWEQTRQWAVGLDFAFLSGRLTGSVDYFNKNTKDLLFRDLNDNPVSPSPYIWRNLDANVSNKGFEFSVNYKAVDKGVFRWEIAYNLTHVVNKVEKLGGSFRPTGEINGQGLSGAYAQRIQQGYPLFAFFVPKFSGFDENGFAVYPNGDQPVYSGSPQPKFTHGLTNNFSYGNWNLSIFINSSTGFYIYNNTANALFYKAALNLAHNVTKDVANNSEYRFNAGSVSSRFLEKGDFIRLSNVNLGYTFKLPEASQVKTLRLSVTGQNLFLLTKYTGVDPEVNTNKALNQIPSLGIDYTSYPSARVITFGLNASF; this comes from the coding sequence ATGAGCACAATTATTACGTTACAAAAATTAGGTAATCTGCCTGATGCTGGATACAAATCCACTTCATTCAGATTCTCTCCTTTGAGATTTCTATGGTTTTTGATTTTATTAGTGAGTACAACTGCATATGCACAAAAGACAGTGAAAGGTAAAGTATCAGATGCCGCTGATGGTTCTTCGTTGCCAGGTGTAAGCGTATCTGTGAAAGGAACTACTACTGGAACTACAACAGATGCAGGTGGTAATTATACTTTAAATGTACCTAGTGACAATACAACTCTGGTTTTTAGCTTTGTTGGTTATGTAAGTCAGGAAATAGCACTTGGAGGCAGATCTTCTGTTAATATATCACTGGCTGCTGATGTACAAGCATTACAAGAGGTTGTGGTAATTGGTTATGGTGAACAACAGAAAAAGGATGTTACAGGTGGTGTAGTTGCTGTAACTTCAAAAGACTTTAACCAAGGGGTGATTGCTTCTCCAGAGCAATTATTGCAAGGTCGTGCTGCTGGGATTCAAATGACTCCTGCCAGTGGTGAACCTGGCGCAGGAGTAAATATTCGTATTCGGGGAACTACTTCTGTAAGATCTGGAAACAATCCTTTATATGTAATTGATGGTGTACCTGTAAGCGGAGATGCTACTACAGATGGTGGGGCTGATTATGGATCAGGAGGTGGAACTTCTAAAAACCCTTTAAATTTCTTGAATCCATCAGATATTGAAAGTATTACTGTTTTAAAGGATGCTTCTGCTGCTGCTATTTATGGTGCTCGTGGTGCTAATGGCGTTGTATTAATTACTACCAAAAAAGGAAAAAATGGACAATCTATGCTTAATTTTTCTGCTTCTGGAAGTGTAAGTGGTACACTAAAACGGTATGATTTATTAAGTGCAAGTGAATTTCCAGATGCTTTAACCCGATCAGGTAATACTATAAATAATATCAATGTAAGAAATGGAAATACGGACTGGCAAAAAGAAATATTTCGTTCATCTTTTTCACAGAACTATAACCTGAACTATGGTGGTGGCAATGAGACCACGACTTATTATATGTCGTTAGGCTATTCAGATCAGCAGGGTATTATTAAAAATACAGCAATGACCCGTCTAACTGGACGTGTAAATGCCAGCCATAAGATGTTGAATGATAAGCTTAGAGTTGATTTACAATTAACTACTTCAGGTATAAAAGATCAATATGCTCCCATCGGAAATAATGCAGGCTATCAAGGAAGTTTGCTTGGGGCAGCCCTTCAGGCAAACCCTACATATCCAATTTATGATGAACAAGGACGTTATTTCACTCCTGGTAATTATGATGTAGCAGGACATCCACAAGGAGATTTCCGAAATCCAGTGGCAATGTTAAATATGATTCATGATAATAGCAATACTAACCGGACGCTAGGTAACATCAGCGCAACCTATCGTCTGATAAAAGGGCTTTCTTATAAAATTAATTTTGGTATTGATAATTCAAGTTCAGAAAGAGCTCAGAAAGTAGATCCTTATTTGACAGGATATAACTCAAATCAGGTAAATAATATAAATGTCTTTACCGGATTCAATAACATTCAGAACAGAACTACTACTTCCCGATTGGTTGAACATACCTTAAGTTATAATGAGAAGGTCGGTATTGGACAATTAGATGCAGTAGCAGGTTTTTCTTATCAGAAGTTTGAGAATAAAGGTCATTATATACAATCTGGTTATTTTCTGGATTCAACAGGCACAATTGACAATATAGGATATGTAAACAACAAGGATTATAAAGCATTCTTTGCTGGTGAAGACAAAAATGTTTTTGAGCTACAATCTTATTTTGGCCGAGTGAATTATAATATTAAGGACAAGTACATGTTGACGGCTACTGTTAGGATAGATGGATCATCTAAGTTTGGTAGTAATAATAAATATGGTACTTTCCCTTCTTTGGGGGCTGCGTGGCGCTTATCCAACGAAAGTTTTATTCCTCAGGGAATATTTGATGACTTGAAGTTGAGAGGTAGTTGGGGTATAACTGGTAACCAGGAATTTCCTGCAAACCTGACTAAAGCAACACGTAATGTTAATCCTAATAATGCTACATCAGATGCTGATAACGCGGCTAATGATAATCTGAAATGGGAGCAAACCCGTCAGTGGGCAGTTGGTTTAGACTTTGCTTTTCTTTCTGGTCGTTTAACTGGTTCCGTTGATTATTTCAATAAGAATACCAAAGATCTTCTCTTCCGTGATCTAAATGATAATCCTGTATCTCCTTCTCCTTATATCTGGCGAAATCTGGATGCTAATGTGTCAAACAAAGGATTTGAGTTTTCTGTAAACTATAAAGCTGTAGATAAAGGAGTATTCAGATGGGAAATTGCTTACAACCTGACACACGTTGTCAACAAAGTAGAAAAACTAGGTGGTAGCTTCAGACCAACAGGTGAAATCAATGGCCAAGGATTATCTGGTGCATATGCACAACGCATTCAACAAGGTTATCCATTATTTGCTTTCTTTGTACCTAAATTCTCTGGATTTGACGAAAATGGATTTGCTGTTTATCCTAATGGAGATCAACCTGTATATTCTGGTAGTCCACAACCTAAATTTACACATGGTCTGACAAACAACTTTAGTTATGGAAACTGGAATTTGAGTATTTTTATAAATTCGTCAACCGGATTCTATATCTATAATAATACAGCTAATGCATTGTTCTACAAAGCTGCATTAAATCTGGCTCATAACGTGACTAAAGATGTTGCTAATAACAGCGAGTATCGTTTTAATGCAGGTTCTGTATCATCTCGGTTCTTAGAAAAAGGTGACTTTATTCGTTTATCCAATGTAAATCTTGGTTATACTTTTAAACTTCCGGAAGCTAGCCAAGTTAAGACCTTGCGTTTATCTGTGACTGGGCAAAATCTATTCTTGTTAACAAAGTACACTGGAGTTGATCCAGAAGTGAATACCAATAAAGCATTGAATCAAATTCCGTCTTTGGGGATAGATTATACATCGTATCCAAGTGCGAGAGTCATAACATTTGGTTTAAATGCTTCATTTTAA
- a CDS encoding anti-sigma factor, with protein MDLQTYISSGILESYVLGLTSPEENQEIEALADEHEIIRQEIASIRGALEVYASQFTQTPPHSLKDKVMNRLDALEAEEDDSKASLASPFLSIEKTEKEDKEAFISEDVIAYAENIQKQNRYSYWTAAASILLGFSILGNIYLFSQWKQTETQLAQVTTERTELAQHNQELEQKMKPAMMTASVVSNPDYKVVNLQTTDPKMNAEVILYWHPEKGNLYIAANKLPPLPKGKKYQLWAIVGDKKLDAGMFAPTQEKGLFTMKSIPLQAQAFAITLEDEQGSPEPTTTPYVVGKV; from the coding sequence TTGGACCTTCAGACTTACATATCGTCTGGTATACTTGAAAGTTATGTACTAGGCCTGACTTCTCCGGAAGAGAATCAGGAAATAGAGGCATTGGCTGATGAGCACGAGATTATCCGGCAGGAGATTGCATCTATACGTGGTGCCTTAGAGGTTTATGCTTCTCAGTTTACACAAACACCTCCTCATTCTTTGAAAGATAAAGTGATGAATAGACTGGATGCTCTGGAAGCAGAAGAAGATGATTCCAAAGCATCTCTAGCCAGTCCGTTTCTTAGTATAGAAAAGACAGAGAAGGAAGATAAAGAGGCATTTATTTCTGAAGATGTGATTGCATATGCAGAAAATATCCAGAAACAGAATCGATATAGCTATTGGACTGCTGCAGCAAGTATTCTGCTTGGTTTTAGCATTCTGGGTAATATATATTTATTCTCTCAATGGAAGCAAACTGAAACTCAGCTGGCTCAGGTAACAACCGAACGGACTGAATTGGCTCAGCACAATCAAGAGCTTGAACAAAAAATGAAGCCAGCCATGATGACGGCTTCTGTTGTGAGTAATCCCGACTATAAGGTGGTGAATCTGCAGACAACAGATCCTAAAATGAATGCTGAGGTAATTCTGTACTGGCATCCTGAAAAAGGTAATCTGTACATTGCAGCCAATAAACTGCCGCCTTTGCCTAAAGGAAAGAAATATCAGTTGTGGGCAATTGTAGGAGATAAAAAACTGGATGCTGGCATGTTTGCACCTACTCAGGAAAAAGGACTGTTTACAATGAAATCTATTCCATTGCAGGCACAGGCTTTTGCTATTACATTGGAGGATGAGCAGGGAAGCCCTGAACCTACAACAACTCCGTATGTGGTAGGAAAAGTATAA
- a CDS encoding RagB/SusD family nutrient uptake outer membrane protein yields the protein MMNFGKKILLLGLPLTLILSNCTDLEDNVVGKPVDNTETGSCSAAKGNASEALGSAYARLNDFSDQSNAYAMEEHPSDEMMGPTRGTDWDDFGTWRKLHQHTWDSQHNQIIAAWDNLNNGVYRSLQSIYFATPAQTQIKAEATFLKAFYSFYIVDLYGQLPSTDLANTCDGAKISSRSQAVDTLVKDLNYAVANLSSGSAGKATKEAAEFLLAKVYLNKAVYKQDPQSPAGPYTFDKADMDKVIELCNAIIASGKYELTAKGKYFDNFHWENGTRSKELIFTVENNEGSPIANARNRYYMGLHYNQIPSGWNGFTTLGDFYNSFEATDERVGGTYPGVTDKIGLNVGFLVGQQYDKDGKKLKTRGGEDLIFTPDINLSAAGEEKGIRVVKYVPEPGNLDNGGHDYVFFRYADVLLMKAEALLRGGTDPNGETAASLVNTLRTTRGASTLGTVDLAAVLAERGRELYYEGWRRNDQIRFEKFLTPVDQRPAQSDAHVVVFPLPQKVVDTNPTWSQNFGY from the coding sequence ATGATGAATTTTGGAAAAAAAATCTTATTACTTGGCTTGCCATTGACACTCATTCTGTCCAATTGTACAGATCTTGAGGACAATGTTGTGGGAAAGCCAGTAGATAATACAGAAACCGGTTCATGTTCAGCTGCAAAAGGTAATGCATCTGAAGCATTAGGTAGTGCATATGCTCGTTTAAATGATTTCTCTGATCAATCCAATGCTTATGCAATGGAAGAACATCCATCTGATGAAATGATGGGACCTACTCGTGGTACTGACTGGGATGATTTTGGAACATGGCGTAAATTACACCAACATACCTGGGATTCTCAACACAATCAGATAATTGCAGCATGGGATAACCTTAATAATGGTGTATATCGCTCTCTCCAATCAATATATTTTGCTACTCCAGCACAGACTCAGATTAAGGCAGAAGCAACCTTCTTAAAAGCTTTTTATAGCTTTTATATTGTTGATTTATATGGACAGCTACCTTCTACTGATTTAGCTAATACATGTGATGGTGCAAAGATCTCATCTCGTTCTCAGGCTGTTGATACATTAGTGAAAGATCTCAATTATGCTGTTGCCAATTTATCTTCAGGCTCAGCTGGAAAAGCTACTAAAGAGGCAGCTGAATTCTTACTAGCTAAAGTGTATTTAAACAAAGCTGTATATAAGCAAGATCCTCAAAGCCCGGCTGGCCCATATACTTTTGATAAAGCCGATATGGATAAAGTTATTGAATTATGTAATGCGATCATTGCCTCAGGTAAGTATGAACTGACTGCTAAAGGTAAATACTTCGATAACTTTCACTGGGAAAATGGTACTCGATCAAAAGAGTTGATTTTTACTGTAGAGAATAATGAGGGAAGTCCTATAGCAAATGCTCGTAACAGATATTATATGGGTTTGCATTACAATCAGATTCCTAGTGGCTGGAATGGATTTACTACTCTCGGTGATTTTTATAATAGCTTTGAAGCAACTGATGAGCGGGTTGGGGGAACCTATCCTGGAGTAACAGATAAAATTGGTTTGAATGTAGGATTCTTGGTTGGACAACAGTATGATAAAGATGGGAAGAAATTAAAAACCAGAGGTGGGGAAGATTTGATATTTACTCCAGATATCAATCTTTCAGCAGCAGGTGAGGAAAAAGGTATTCGTGTTGTTAAGTATGTTCCAGAACCTGGTAATTTGGATAATGGAGGTCATGATTATGTGTTTTTCCGTTATGCTGATGTATTATTGATGAAAGCAGAAGCTTTACTAAGAGGTGGTACTGATCCAAATGGGGAAACTGCTGCAAGTCTTGTCAATACACTTCGAACAACTCGTGGGGCTTCTACATTAGGTACTGTAGACTTAGCAGCAGTATTAGCTGAAAGAGGTCGTGAACTGTACTATGAAGGATGGCGCAGAAATGATCAGATTCGCTTTGAGAAGTTTTTGACACCTGTTGATCAGAGACCTGCTCAATCTGATGCTCATGTGGTTGTATTCCCTCTTCCTCAAAAGGTTGTTGATACAAATCCAACGTGGAGTCAGAACTTTGGTTACTAA
- a CDS encoding helix-turn-helix domain-containing protein encodes MENIILFPIPLSQIRELIREEMRLVLQEESNQVHSSQPEPNEILTIDKASQFVSLAKATIYELTSKRQIPFFKKGKKLYFSKQELQTWMLEGKKKTTAEIDLEVKKYSKNKNH; translated from the coding sequence ATGGAAAATATCATTCTATTTCCTATTCCGCTTTCACAAATAAGGGAATTGATTAGAGAAGAAATGCGATTAGTACTTCAAGAAGAATCTAATCAGGTTCACTCTTCACAACCCGAACCAAATGAGATCTTAACAATTGATAAAGCATCTCAATTTGTCAGTTTAGCAAAAGCAACAATTTATGAGCTGACCTCAAAACGACAGATTCCTTTTTTCAAAAAGGGTAAGAAATTGTATTTCTCAAAACAAGAGCTACAAACTTGGATGTTAGAAGGGAAAAAGAAAACAACAGCAGAAATAGATTTAGAAGTAAAAAAATACTCAAAGAACAAGAACCATTAA